TAACAGCTGCACTTTACACCACCCTTAGCCTACCTCAGCATTAAATTTGGCCAAGTTCCTCTATGTTAACCATGCTAATTGTGACAAAGAAATTAGGCCACAGATCGCGGCCAGGCGGGCTGGACATGGGCCGTGCTACTGCTACGGGCTCAATGGATGGGACTCTGGCCTTTCTGGCTCCGACACATCCATCATCTCTCTCCTCGAGTCCTAGGCCACTGGGCGAACCTGAAGATCCCTTCTATGCCATTTTCTGAAAACTAAAATTCAAGATTTTGACAAGTGCACAAATTTTGTCCAATGCAGACAAGAACCGATGAGAACACTGTACAATGTCTATAGCAGGGTGAAAATTAAGAGGCTGATCATGGAAGACATCGAAGACTTTTGCGATGTGGGTTTGACATGATCATTAAGATTTTTACAACTGCATAAATTTTGTCCAATGCAGATGAGAACCGATGAGAACACTGTAGTATGTCTATAGCCAGGTGAAAAAAGAAACACATCGAAGACTTTTGCTAACCATATGATATTATGCCACCATAGAGTGCTGAAGTTGCAACCTGTAAGAACAAAATGGAACCTGCTGCTTCTCTGGGAATGGAACATGTAAATGTAATATTGAACTTTTGCGGCAGCGGTGGCGAAAGCACTTGGGGATTCAGGCGTTGATAGAACAGTATGTGCTCGGCACAATGTTCAGAGGACGCTGCCGGTTACTGAATCTAATTCTGAATATTATGTTTCTCGTTGTTCTAAGGCGTGTGATTCAGTAGCTGATGCACTAGCAGCTATGGCCCTCTGCTGTGGCAAGGTCATGTACCTGATTCGATCTGTTGCTTTGATGGTGCCGGGCGATTCGATTGGACCACATGTTTAATGGAATGTTGATTCCATCTCAAAAAAGTGTGCTGGTGTTTTTTTATAATAATACCACAAAATATCCAATATGGATGCactttgatttttttttccaaCTTCTAAAAGGCAttttaacatttcaaatttaatacaGTTTGAATATTTTGAATCAAACATTTTAAATTGTTTAGTGCGCCGCAACTCTTACTTCCCAAGAAGTCAACTAattttaaatttgatcaaatctaTAAAAAATTACTTCGACGCGGTCGACCACCAGGAAACTCGTCACGATTCTGAGCATCGACGGCAGCGGCATGCCCGGCCTCATTCCGGCGACCATCATCGCCTTCCTTGAACGCACGTGCAAACCTGCTATTAGGATTTTAATAGTCAACCTTTGGTTTTATGTGacaatttttttcttttttcttggcAGGAGCTCGACGGCCCGGACGCTCGGATCGCGGACTACTTCTACATGATCGCCGGTACAAGCACTGGCGCCCTGCTCACGTCGATGCTGGCGGCGCCGGACAAGAACAAGCGGCCGCTCTTCGCCGCCAAAGACCTCACCACCTTCTACCTCGAGAACGGCCCCAAGATCTTCCCAGAGAAAAAGTATAGACTCGGTTAATTCAATGGatacacatacacacatacctGCTACAGAAGATTTCATGCATAGAACTGCGCCTTCTGTAGGGCAGGGCCTCAGACGCCGGTGGCGAAGCTGCTGGGCGTGGTGCGGGGGCCCAAGTACGACGGCGTGTTCCTGCACGACAAGATCAAGAGCCTGACACACGACGTGAGGGTCGCGGACACGGTGACCAACGTCATCGTGCTGGCGTTCGACGTCAAGTACCTGCAGTCAGCACCTACGAGGCCAAGGCCGACCCGCTCAAGAACGCGCACCTCTCCGACATCTGCATCAGCACGTCGGCCGCGCCGACCTACTTCCCGGCGCACTTCTTCAcgaccggcgacggcgagggcaGGTCGAGGGAGTACCACCTCGTCGACGGAGGCGTCGCGGCCAACAACCCCACCATGGTCGCCATGTCCATGCTCACCAAGGAGGTGCTCCGCCGCAACCCGGACTTCAACCCCGGGAAGCCGACCGAGTACCGGAACTACCTCATCATCTCCGTCGTCACCGGGTCAGCCAAGCTGGCCGAGAAGTAACACCGCGCCGCAGTGCGCCAAGTGGGGGCTCATCCAGTGGCTCTACAAAGGCGGCTTCACCCCGATCATCGATATCTTCTCCCATGCCAGCGCCGACATGGTCGACATCCACGCAGCTGTTCTCTTCGAAGCCCTGCATTGTCAGAAGAACTACCTTCGCATCCAGGTAGTGGGCTTTCTTATGTGTACATGCTCGACCTTCAGCTGCTATCTcagaacaaaaaaaaagaacaaactATGTGTGCGTACATGCATGTAGGATGATTCTTTGATGGGGACACGTCTTCGGTTGACATCACAACGAAGCAGAACATGGAGGCTCTGATCGGTATCGGCCAAGAGCTGCTCAAGAAGCCCGTGTCCAGAGCGAACATTGACACTGAATACCTACCGTCATGTGTTCGTATATATCTATCTTGGCACGTCTGTAAAGATGATGTAGGGGGCTCAAATGTGTActcatatatatataagatATGCACATGTGAATAAGGCGAACATCCGGTAGACAAGCTTTTAGCTTTAGAGTTTTCGGATTTCTAAATTTCTAAGAATCTGGATTCAAGAAGTCGGCCGGTTTGTAATCTGTACAGACGTTTTCTAAAAGTTGGCACAGGCGCACAGCCTCATCGACAGCCAGCTTTGATTCATTCATAAATTATTTTGGTTCAGGTAAGAAGCAAAGATTAACACAAATAAACATGGACACCTACAGTAACCACATGGAACAACCTACACACCATGAATACAGTAATACACAATATGAACACCATGTCCAATGCAAGAATCAAAGAAGTCCCAGGCCACTGAACTTGACATCCTACCAACTTAAATTATTGGTGAACCGTGTGAATATCAAAAGGTTTATGAGCTGGACTCTAACGACTTTATTTAGAGCTAGAGGGAACATCAAAAAGTTTAATGACCAGCTGAGGAATAATCATGTGCATCCAGACTGGCTCAAGAGTCCTAAATTAGTTAAACGTCTGCGTGAGCCACAGTTCATGTTACAAAAAGATCAAACCCGGTACTCATGTGCTCTAGTCTATGAATCAATCCCTTCTGATGCCATATAGATTAGCCTAGTCAGAAGAAAATCAATAATGCTTCAATAATGCTCCGATTCTCACCACAATATAAGACTCTGTTTGGATCCTCTAGCTAATTATTAGCTAGCTAAAATTAGCTATTAGGGATCCAAACATGTCAGCTAATGAAGTAGTTAACTATCCCTTAGCTAACTTTTATATTTGATTAGCTGTTTGAACCAGCTAACCCTAGCTAATGGTGTTTAAGGTCCTTTTTACCCCTGATCCACTTTAATTTCCTCTCTCCCTTGAATACGGCGCCAAAAAGAATAGGGGTAGCATGGTCCATTTATGTTAAAAATTAGCAATTAGCTGATGGATCCAAACACACTTACCTAGCTAATGGTTAGCTAGCTAATCTTTAGTTAGCTAATAGAAACTATTATCAATTAGGTAGCTAATCATTACTCATTCCGTCCTGAAATATAAGGTATTTTGGTTTGTTATAAGTCAAAGTAGTGTAAATTTGAACAAATTCATAGAGAAAAATATTAATACCTAACACAtcaaataagtaaattataaaaaatatattttataatGGATCTAATTATCCTCATTTGATATTCAAAATATTATTACTTTTTTccataaatttgatcaaacttagaacagtttgacttaggacaaatcAAAATATCTTATATTTAAGAACGAAGGGAGCAGTTGGGAAGGATCGAAACAGGACCGCCGTGCAGCACTGAGATTTGATAACATGTCTTCTTCCTATATATTCTCTCTGACAGCATGTATAATCAAACCAGATAGCTTGCAATGCCTGCATGGCCTCACCAGTAGATGGACCAATGCAAATTAGCCAAGTAGAAAGAACTTACAAACTGAAAGTTAAAACAAAGTAGTGCTACACTGCGCACGTGTGTAAATTGTAATACTTCTTGGTTCATAGAGAACAAATCTAACTCATGCTGCGGATGGTTGGAATATGATCTCGCGAAACCCTTCATGATAAAATACACAAGATAAAAGAGAGAGGTTCTTGGTTTGTGCGAATCTGAAGAATCAAACTCAGATAGCGCTTAATAATATTTTAATCTCGAATTAATTCTGTTCCAGGATCACGGCCAACCTGGAATAAAGCCCGAGGCATGAAACATGCAGCACATAAAATATATgcaaggaagagagagagagagagagagagagagagagagagagagagagagagagagagagagagaagctgAGATTCATGTATGATCACCTGCCAGCGATGCTGCCAGAAGCGGCCCGCTCTGGGGTTTATAAATCGCCGTCACCTTCAGATCAGGAGCTCAAGATCCAAGAAGCGCATTTACAAAAGTGGTCTCTCTTGGTTTCTAGTCCCTGCTGCGAAGTGAGGTTCGGCTCAGGTCACCCGAAGGAGCTACTCGCCATGGCCAGCAAGGGTGCGGACGCCATGGCGGAggtgccgcagccgccgccgtcgcaggGGCGGCTCATCACCGTGCTGAgcatcgacggcggcggcatccGGGGGCTCATCCCGGCCACCATCATCGCCTGCCTCGAGGCCAAGCTCCAGGTACCATAATGTGCAGCAGTAAAGCACAAAGCTTTTCTGCTTCAAAGTTCCACGTGCACACTACGCATTATTTCTAAAGTTCAGCTCATGAGTTTTTGGAACGTCTGGTTGCACATGATTCGATCGATTGCAGGAGCTGGACGGCCCGGACGCTCGGATCGCGGACTACTTCGACGTGATCGCCGGGACGAGCACCGGCGCCCTGCTCACGTCGATGCTGGCGGCGCCGGACGAGAACAAGCGCCCGATCTTCGCCGCCAAGGACCTCACCACCTTCTACCTCGAGAACGGCCCCAAGATCTTCCCGCAGAGAAAGTAAGCCGTTCGATTCATTCTTGTAAATCTCAAGCGAATCTCACATGCTTGTTGTCCCAACAATGGTGTTGCCTCTGCAGCTGGCCAGGGTGGCTGACGTCGTCGATGAACTTGATTGGCACCATAAGGGGCCCCAAGTACGACGGCGTGTTCCTGCACGACAAGATCAAGAGCCTAACGCACGACATGAGGGTCGCGGACACGGTGACCAACATCGTGGTGCCGGCGTTCGACGTCAAGTACCTGCAGCCCGTGATCTTCACCACCTACGAGGCCAAGGCCGACCCGCTCAAGAACGCGCACCTCTCGGACATCTGCATCAGCACGTCGGCGGCGCCGACATACTTCCCGGCCCACTTCTTCAGGACCGAGGGCCCCGACGGCAGGTCCCGGGAGTACCACCTCGTCGACGGGGGCGTCGCCGCCAACAACCCGACCATGATCGCCATGTCCATGCTCACCAAGGAGGTGCTCCGCCGCAACCTGGACTTCAACCCCGGGAAGCCGACCGAGTACCGGAACTACCTCATCATCTCCGTCGGCACCGGGTCGGCCAAGCTGGCCGAGAAGTACACCGCGCCACAATGCGCCAAGTGGGGGCTCATCCAGTGGCTCTACGAGGGCGGCTTCACCCCGATCATCGACATCTTCTCCCATGCCAGCGCCGACATGGTCGACATCCACGCAGCTGTTCTCTTTGAAGCCCTGCATTGTCAGAAGAACTACCTCCGCATCCAGGTAAAAAAAAAGTTGATAATTTTTCTACTCATCTACACATACATCATATGGTTGTATACATGAGAATGGGACTCATGTTTTTTTATACAATTGTAGGATGATTCTCTTATGGGCAACACATCCTCGGTGGACATCGCAACGGAGGAGAACATGGAAGCTCTTATCGGGATCGGCAAGGAGCTCCTCAAGAAGCCGGTGGCGAGAGTGAACATCGACACGGGGATGTACGAGCCCGTCGCCGGCGAGGGCACCAACGAGGACGCGCTCGCACGCTTTGCCAAGATGCTTTCCGAGGAACGGAAGCTACGCATCAAGAATCTAAACTCTTGTTAGCTCTAGTCTGCTGGTTCTGCCTGTTCTTACTCTGTCATGCAAATAAGAAATTGAGCACAGAGAGAAGGGGGAGAAGACAAGTGCATGCCATGTGCCTTGAGTTCATAATACTGCCGCTAGCTGGTCCGCATCCACATCAGCTGTCGCTTGGATCTTTCATATATATGGTTCTCAATGCATGTGCATGAACATTGCTGAGGTCGTCAAAAATTGATAAAAAAAAATATGGAAGTACCTCTGGTGATAaaaatactccctccgtcttCAAATGTAAGGCATTTTAGTTTGTTTTAAGTCAAATTGTTCTAAGTTTAaccaagtttatagaaaaaGTACTAATATTTTGAATGTCAAATGAGAATAATTAGATCCATTATAAAATATATTTTGATAATTACTTATTTGATGTGTGATGCTAATATTCTTCTaaataaatttggtcaaacttagattactttgacttaggacaaagcAAAATGGCTTACATTACATTTCAGGACGGAGAGAGTAGTGTTTTACACAAATATCTACTCCTAGTTGTTTTCTATGTTTGATTAGGCCAGTCTCAATGCATGGTTTCATTATACAGTTACCAAAACTAAAAACTTGGTAACCGAGCCGGATAAGTGTTAACGTTATAGGATGAGACTCCTCTCTCATCCTATAAaattctctcttctctcttctcgtAATAATCCTACTACATCAGCAAAATTTAATATCCATAAAACTTTTATGAAACTCCACCGAGACTTGCCTTACATGTAACTTGAGCCGGCATTTATTATGGGATAATCAATAATGAAGCACCAAACGTTGAAAAGATACAGAAACCTGTAACGTTTGAATGTTGGATTAATATGATACTATAAAGACACATCGTGATGCAGGAACATCTTAAGACTGATTAAAATGGGTAAATGATATCGGGCAACAAATTAGTCAAGACTAATGGGCCTTGCAGGCTGGGCTGTTGGTTCACACCAT
Above is a genomic segment from Panicum hallii strain FIL2 chromosome 8, PHallii_v3.1, whole genome shotgun sequence containing:
- the LOC112903183 gene encoding patatin-like protein 2; this translates as MLAAPDENKRPIFAAKDLTTFYLENGPKIFPQRNWPGWLTSSMNLIGTIRGPKYDGVFLHDKIKSLTHDMRVADTVTNIVVPAFDVKYLQPVIFTTYEAKADPLKNAHLSDICISTSAAPTYFPAHFFRTEGPDGRSREYHLVDGGVAANNPTMIAMSMLTKEVLRRNLDFNPGKPTEYRNYLIISVGTGSAKLAEKYTAPQCAKWGLIQWLYEGGFTPIIDIFSHASADMVDIHAAVLFEALHCQKNYLRIQDDSLMGNTSSVDIATEENMEALIGIGKELLKKPVARVNIDTGMYEPVAGEGTNEDALARFAKMLSEERKLRIKNLNSC